GACCCACGATATGAGCGTCTTCCACGTCGTGTCCGCCCGTGCCGACGTCGAGGCCGGGGTGGCCGAGCTGGCGCAGGTGCCGGGGGTCCCCTTCACCCTGCCCGCACCCGGCGAACTTGCGGGTGTCGAGGACGCCGACATCAGCCATCGCGTCGACATCGCCGAGAGTCTCCCCGCGAAGCTCAACGCGCTGCGTGCGCACGCCACCCAGGTGCAGGTGTGGCAGGACAACGCGGGCACCGCCGTCTTCGCGCTGTCGAACGGGGTGGCGCAGCCGGTGCTCGACCGTGAGTGCTTCACCCACGCGCTGAGCAGGCCCGGCGGGCGGGTGCCCGCGTCGATCGATCAGGAGCTGCTCGGCGCGGGCATCCAGCCCGAGATCATCGCTCCGCCCGAGGGCCTTGCCGAGATCGCCGCCGCGGACGCCCAGGCGGCGAAGGGCGACGCCGCCGTGCGGGCTCGCTGATGCGCGGCTGGGCCGACCGGGTGATCTTCGCGGTGTTGTTGGTCGACGCCGTCGTGATCGCCCTGATCGGCATGTTCTTCCTCCCGCTCTACGTCGGAACCCTCCAGATGCCGGTGACGGCGCTGCTCACCGCGGTGGCGAACCTGTGGCTGGTGCGGGAGGCCGCACGCCTCTCACCCCGGCTTCCCGTGGTGGTGGCCCCGTTGGGCGTGTGGCTCGCGGTCGTGGTGGTGTTCGCCATGGTCCGGCCCGGCGGCGACGTGGTGCTCGTCGACGACTGGCGATCGTTTCTGCTGTTGGCCGCCGGGTCGCTGCCCGCCGCGATGGCGGTGGGCACGTTGCTGGCCAGGGGCCCGGCCGCCGAGTCGTCTGCTTGAGCAGGCTCGAACGCCGCGGCCTGCCGAGGGAGCCGTCGGGTGCGCGACTGAGCGGCAGGCCGCACGGTCGGCCTGCCGAGATACCGCAGGCCGGTGGCAGACCGTACGAACTGCTGACCGACCACGCCCCCGCATCCGGTCCAGGGGCCTGCGGGGCTGGAGCACCGGCTCGGCAGCCGACGAACACGAACCGGGGCCGTCGATTCCGGGCGCGGACCTGTCGAGGTGCGAATTCGCGGCTCGACGAGGCGAACGTCAGCATGATCACGCCAGGGCTCGACGGCGCCCGTATGCGGCGCCCCCGACGGCCGAGGCGTTCGTCACAACGGGGGAGACCAGTAGCGGTAGCGGTGTGCCGGGACACAGCCCAGCGATCGGTACAGCTCGAGGGCGTTGTGGTTGTCGTCGGCCACCTGGAGCACGCAGCGTGCGGCGCCCTTGGCCTGCGCCCAGTCGGCGAGAGCTGACAGCAGCGCCCTGGCGAGTCCGCGCCGCCGATGCTCGGGCAGGACGACCAGCCGTGCGATGTGCAGCAGCCGCTCGTCTCCAGTGCCGACCACGGCCCCGCGTACGGCCCCGCGTGCGGTGTCCGATCCCGGTGCGACGCTGAGGCCGAAACCGAGCTCTGCCCCGTGGGTGAGCACGTGCCTGGCCGCCGCGCTCGGCTCCGCCGAGCCCGCCACCAGCGGCCACCAGTTCCCGGGCGGGGCGGCATGCACCCGATGCCGGGTGGACGGGTCGGTCGACCGAGTGGCATCAAGTCTCGTCCGCAGGTCACACACCCTGCCGGTGAGCACCGACACCGCAGGCTCGGCCGCCGGGTGCCCGGACCATCGCCAACCCGCCTCCTCGACACGTCGTTCCTCGGCTGAGGAGACGACCATGGCAACCCTGGGCGCGATGCCCTGCTCGAGGGAGAAGGCGGACACCTCGTCGAGCGCCATGGCCACCGGCATGCCGGGGTCTCCCACGGCCAGCGTCGAATTCGCCCGAGAAGTGAAGCCCGCCGCCGCCCGAAGCCGCCATTCGCCCAACGGCCGGTCCACCACGGCGGGCCAGGCCTGGGCGCACAACGACTCCAGACGAACGGCGTCGGACGTGCCACGAGGAGATCCGCTGAGCTGGACGGTCATCCCGAGAGTATGCCAGGGCTGGTCACGCCCCTTCGACGGCTTTTCCGCCGTACGACGAGGGCGGAGTTCACGGGGTCGATCCGCGCGTGGCGCTGGATCTTGATGCGAGCGCCCCACTCGGAAAACGCTCAAGGCGTTCCACCAGTCGGAGGGGGCCTGGATGTCGGAGGCGCATCCGAGGGATACTGGAAGAACCGTGCATTGTGCCGCATGGGTGCACCGAGGAACGAGCAGGAGAGCCGCCGTGACTTACACGATCGCCGAGCCGTGCGTCGATGTGCTCGACAAGGCGTGTATCGAGGAATGCCCGGTCGACTGCATCTACGAGGGTGAACGGATGCTGTACATCCACCCCGACGAGTGCGTCGACTGCGGGGCGTGTGAGCCCGTCTGCCCGGTGGAGGCGATCTACTACGAGGACGACGTCCCGGACCAGTGGAAGGAGTACACCAAGGCGAACGCCGACTTCTTCGACGAGATCGGCTCGCCGGGTGGCGCCGCCAAGATCGGG
This genomic stretch from Actinoalloteichus hoggarensis harbors:
- a CDS encoding GNAT family N-acetyltransferase codes for the protein MTVQLSGSPRGTSDAVRLESLCAQAWPAVVDRPLGEWRLRAAAGFTSRANSTLAVGDPGMPVAMALDEVSAFSLEQGIAPRVAMVVSSAEERRVEEAGWRWSGHPAAEPAVSVLTGRVCDLRTRLDATRSTDPSTRHRVHAAPPGNWWPLVAGSAEPSAAARHVLTHGAELGFGLSVAPGSDTARGAVRGAVVGTGDERLLHIARLVVLPEHRRRGLARALLSALADWAQAKGAARCVLQVADDNHNALELYRSLGCVPAHRYRYWSPPL
- the fdxA gene encoding ferredoxin, whose protein sequence is MTYTIAEPCVDVLDKACIEECPVDCIYEGERMLYIHPDECVDCGACEPVCPVEAIYYEDDVPDQWKEYTKANADFFDEIGSPGGAAKIGKIHSDVPLVAALPPQAE